From Pectinophora gossypiella chromosome 18, ilPecGoss1.1, whole genome shotgun sequence, one genomic window encodes:
- the LOC126375148 gene encoding autophagy-related protein 2 homolog A isoform X2, with translation MLWYLPWSESIKKRACRYLLQRYLGNFLEEKLTLDQLSVDLYNGTGTVSDVSLDCEALNDLGDAQNWPLEIVDGHMQEITVTIPWSTLLKDDSIVEVNGLSLTVQPKVRAEPASSMLESMWSSMSSSMQLAEECLREEDGPQESHPVEGIEMFAHAIDSILSRVKVKFVNTKIRIEHVPKNCERGIALEIHIQNIDYFDEAGNEPTPDVTEPEKTKTYIVATYTNKKIKFHGVTLYTDEFPSKLRTMARSLIMEKSTTSQAEKTESSQIEMAEVNYQSAMSDVFYETRSVISTIEPDPIKEVIDEKPPTEFFREATPEERAIQPDPILFAKLTGQQELALKIKHTEEAEGPKVEVKMLLGSFIFFISPRQLHTLIELVNALNQPHLEDTSNIPLRPTGQNMQCKPMKRADFQLIEAQLLGNLEKETSRPAGMYGWSGPNFEDSDAESERFHPMTSAGQQMGESFCSSVSSMNTSMTSSTNAPSQTRIKRNKKVPHIEGDPTAEVSHISFRIASLSCVLLHKDILATTPMGADCISPSSAYRMQETSRNFFDNLLPYCISEGGGKEFQAANDALDKATGMNHLRLITSEMSLDGSEKLTSHGSQTVCEASIKHLLVRETLYAPIEDGKPESFDLIRFESNEDDENKRSAPRANVRINFKQTSKYMRISGEKKLLYPTTDITVKCTPLVLDVELTVLDRMCATFFNGPPARTSHAPPPPQNQLNFSLLCPELKAVLRFPIADLRAGITRETRRVRPDYLVFQFKNTTFSSQQTPSARPLPTVVTLKATSLDLYYHENDELPATHIARSAMADPMESDVLKGNVIGSLPTISITFQPKKSNKGPFDQLDDEPTFEPASVNPMTTSMYIMNNLQSSQPSPFSGKKTAHQSFTQHENSPQGQEEELIVPGNEEEMAEFTSSSVERSAIHLDFNLPVLSLQLESKQLYEIIYNRINSDLLLWEPQIIDQFEISPLMSGTIYPAFGMCKGSGYESESESSSSEEENLYYSTYDNKLKKGLAAKSVPEKKDEHNFCLTMKVGKGLLTIYAPVRDSNKRVVPGQMGELVLEAHKLSMCQVSGLYGRPKTAQLCLRAGKTTLYHDSLITIPSEKPSLRLYGTALPTNLKSTIYPSGKGVAVKERLATKDMFSLALRVDPDNETPSLKTICIALGIEQATLRHRGDKGIAWLTQLMDVIDVLDYPVPGYTPSTVLSELHVHLWDCAIDYRPLYLPIRTVITLGNFTVSSNLIAATNTSCLRFLAQECTLFLSHLQGTKSNTTVPQDDDKLPDVHKDYICVVDVGLFELSLRMEDKATCTNEQPQVDLSASNNMVTLYTCWDSASALCRLLTYVASDGDSQPPYDPASRHTSICEEPPLEPLVGLEDRPVEEIRELSPSEIQQVNDLMAEALKESPNNTLDEDELNSSTEKEGVEIFFFPDESNMRRRQTSSEAIDTAGDVDKLVDFDDSGRATEEESKPTNAQVAKDLGDLTSTPKASPRKPKRKKKSSGDGSNTDDEYCIIDTQPHSNLDNDLDEPVVNWIGPGPVYMFDNHFTVPAARTDVLKAPKSFPLPMLRYTLCEMSITWNMFGGTDFKPTADSAPDKKRVTIESDARKQASPSAKHKEYEPYESGRALTAAYRQGVSWSAGSERVRPGPRAPPKSRDLRTRGGPLRDHHTCVKLCLSKLKFQHEVYPQGGTHASRQTLAVSKIEVLDRLVCSDINKLLSQYKLKDEPERKNAHMLIVKAVHLRPLASLSAQECCLKVALLPLRFNLDQDTLAFLVGFFSKLGTDESNDDDTKSVGGLSTESSGSRQTTPTHRVPVMSIAPHLRDPPPTPTSLGDADALSLNDAVIRDEEPLMETYEAERLVSENLIQLEEDFHRLGISQEKPYEKAKLPDNEPIDDSPIYFRRVVFSPEVPIRLDYVGKRVDLSAGPVAGLLMGLGQLNCSELTLKRLDYRLGLLGLEKLVQWALHEWLSDIKRHQLPGLLSGIGPMHSLLQLITGIRDLVWLPVEQWRRDGRLVHGLRRGAASFTARTAVAALDITTRILHLIQATAETAFDMLTPSPTLALQDAYKRRERRRRRRHDPARHPTDIREGVASAYNTVREGFAETAATMALAARCESGVGVLRHLPGAAVAPLALAAAGAADVLGGVRAHLAPHAARDTADKWRADTQT, from the exons CTTCGTCAATGCTGGAGTCGATGTGGTCGTCCATGTCATCGTCCATGCAGCTAGCTGAGGAGTGTCTCCGTGAAGAGGACGGCCCTCAGGAGTCACATCCAGTTGAGGGCATTGAGATGTTTGCACATGCTATAGATTCAa ttctTAGCAGGGTCAAAGTGAAATTCGTCAACACAAAAATAAGAATAGAACATGTTCCTAAAAACTGTGAAAGAGGCATCGCACTAGAGATTCatatacaaaa TATCGACTACTTCGACGAAGCGGGCAACGAACCGACACCAGACGTGACAGAACCagagaaaacaaaaacatacattgtCGCCACATACACAAACAAAAAGATCAAATTCCATGGCGTCACATTATACACGGACGAGTTTCCGTCCAAACTGCGAACGATGGCGAGAAGTCTTATCATGGAGAAATCCACAACCTCGCAAGCGGAAAAGACTGAATCCTCCCAAATTGAAATGgctgaggtgaattaccaaagtGCAATGTCGGATGTGTTCTATGAAACTAGGAGCGTTATATCGACTATTGAACCTGATCCTATTAAGGAAGTGATTGATGAGAAACCTCCAACGGAGTTTTTTAGAGAGGCTACCCCAGAGGAGCGAGCGATCCAACCGGATCCTATACTATTTGCTAAGCTAACTGGGCAGCAGGAGTTAGCACTGAAGATTAAACATACAGAGGAAGCGGAAGGGCCAAAAGTGGAAGTGAAGATGTTGCTCGGGTCCTTCATATTCTTCATATCGCCGCGGCAGCTGCACACGTTGATTGAACTGGTGAACGCCCTGAATCAACCACACCTAGAAGACACcag CAACATCCCCCTCCGTCCGACCGGTCAGAACATGCAGTGCAAGCCGATGAAGCGCGCAGACTTCCAGCTCATAGAGGCGCAGTTGCTAGGCAACCTGGAGAAGGAAACCTCGCGCCCCGCAGGCATGTACGGCTGGTCCGGTCCCAACTTTG AAGACAGCGACGCAGAGAGCGAGAGGTTCCACCCGATGACGTCAGCGGGCCAGCAGATGGGCGAGAGCTTCTGCTCGTCTGTGAGCTCCATGAACACCAGCATGACGTCCAGCACGAACGCGCCCTCGCAGACGCGGATCAAGCGGAACAAGAAAG TGCCCCATATAGAAGGCGATCCGACAGCAGAAGTGTCACATATCAGCTTCAGAATAGCTTCGCTATCCTGCGTTCTGCTGCACAAG GATATCCTAGCAACCACGCCAATGGGTGCAGACTGCATATCCCCATCCAGCGCATACCGCATGCAGGAGACTTCTAGAAACTTCTTCGACAACCTGCTGCCGTACTGCATCAGCGAGGGAGGGGGGAAGGAGTTCCAGGCTGCTAACGACGCCCTGGACAAGGCTACCGGGATGAACCACTTGAG ACTAATAACGTCAGAGATGTCACTAGACGGCAGCGAGAAGTTGACGTCACACGGCAGCCAGACCGTCTGCGAAGCCTCCATCAAACACCTGCTGGTCAGGGAAACTTTGTACGCGCCGATAGAAGACGGCAAGCCGGAGAGCTTCGACCTAATACGGTTCGAGTCTAATG AAGACGATGAGAACAAGCGATCCGCGCCACGAGCAAACGTCAGGATCAACTTCAAGCAGACATCCAAATACATGCGGATATCTGGAGAGAAGAAACTCCTGTATCCCACTACGGACATTAC GGTAAAGTGCACGCCGCTGGTGCTGGACGTGGAGCTGACGGTGCTAGACCGCATGTGCGCGACGTTCTTCAACGGGCCGCCGGCGCGTACGTCccacgcgccgccgccgccccagAACCAGCTCAACTTCTCGCTGCTCTGCCCCGAACTGAAGGCCGTACTCAG GTTCCCCATAGCAGACCTGCGTGCCGGCATCACCCGTGAGACCCGGCGCGTGAGACCAGACTACCTGGTGTTCCAGTTCAAGAACACCACATTCAGCTCACAACAGACTCCGAGCGCCAGGCCCCTGCCCACCGTGGTCACTTTGAAGGCTACCTCTCTGGACTTGTACTATCAT GAAAATGATGAGTTGCCCGCTACCCACATAGCTAGGAGTGCGATGGCGGACCCAATGGAAAGTGACGTGCTCAAGGGCAACGTCATCGGATCCTTGCCTAC GATCTCAATAACATTCCAACCGAAAAAGTCAAACAAGGGCCCGTTCGACCAGTTGGACGACGAACCAACCTTCGAGCCGGCGTCTGTCAACCCGATGACAACCTCCATGTACATCATGAACAACCTGCAGAGCTCGCAGCCCAGCCCGTTCAGCGGCAAGAAGACTGCTCACCAGAGCTTCACGCAGCATGAGAATAGTCCGCAAG GTCAAGAGGAAGAGTTAATAGTACCAGGAAATGAGGAAGAGATGGCGGAGTTTACCAGCAGCTCGGTGGAACGTTCGGCTATACACCTCGACTTCAACTTGCCCGTACTGAGCTTACAACTAGA ATCAAAGCAGCTATACGAGATAATCTACAATCGAATCAACTCCGATCTGTTGCTGTGGGAGCCACAGATCATAGATCAGTTCGAAATCAGTCCACTCATGAGTGGCACCATTTACCCCGCCTTTGGAATGTGCAAAGGCAGTGGATATG AGTCAGAATCGGAGTCCTCGTCATCTGAGGAAGAGAACCTCTACTACTCGACGTACGACAACAAGCTGAAAAAGGGTCTTGCCGCTAAGTCTGTCCCGGAGAAGAAGGACGAACATAACTTCTGTCTCACTATGAAAGTTGGGAAGGGATTGCTGACTATCTACGCTCCTGTTAGG GACAGCAACAAACGCGTGGTCCCAGGTCAGATGGGCGAGCTGGTCCTGGAAGCACACAAGCTGTCCATGTGTCAGGTTAGCGGGCTGTACGGACGCCCGAAGACCGCCCAGCTGTGTCTGCGCGCTGGAAAGACCACGCTGTACCACGACT CTCTTATAACAATCCCGTCTGAGAAGCCGTCCCTCCGATTATACGGCACGGCTCTGCCAACCAATCTGAAGAGCACCATCTACCCGTCGGGCAAGGGAGTTGCCGTGAAGGAGCGACTCGCTACCAAAGACATGTTCTCTCTCGCTCTCAGGGTCGACCCGGACAATGAAACGCCTAGCTTGAAG ACAATCTGCATAGCTCTGGGCATAGAGCAAGCGACGCTCCGCCACAGAGGCGACAAGGGCATCGCGTGGCTCACACAGCTGATGGACGTAATCGACGTTCTGGACTACCCCGTGCCCGGGTACACACCCTCCACCGTGCTCTCCGAGCTGCACGTGCATCTATGGGACTGCGCTATTGATTACAG GCCGCTCTACCTACCAATCCGAACAGTCATCACTCTTGGCAACTTCACGGTTTCAAGCAACCTGATCGCTGCTACAAACACCTCCTGCCTCCGCTTCTTAGCTCAGGAGTGCACACTGTTCCTGTCTCATCTGCAAGGCACTAAGTCCAACACGACGGTACCCCAGGATGACGACAAACTGCCCGATGTTCATAAGGACTATATCTGCGTGGTCGATGTTGGGTTGTTTGAGCTGTCCCTTAGGATGGAGGATAAAGCTACTTGT ACAAACGAACAACCGCAAGTGGACCTAAGCGCGTCCAACAACATGGTGACGCTGTACACATGTTGGGACTCCGCGTCGGCGCTGTGTCGCCTGCTGACGTACGTGGCCTCGGACGGGGATTCCCAGCCGCCGTACGACCCCGCCTCCAGGCACACTAGTATCTGTGAGGAGCCGCCCCTGGAACCCCTAGTGG GCCTGGAAGATCGACCAGTCGAAGAAATAAGAGAACTTTCCCCAAGCGAAATTCAACAGGTTAACGACCTTATGGCTGAGGCTTTGAAAGAGAGCCCTAACAACACAT TGGACGAAGACGAACTAAACAGCTCAACAGAGAAAGAAGGGGTAGAGATATTCTTCTTTCCAGACGAGTCTAACATGAGACGTCGTCAAACGTCTTCAGAAGCGATAGATACGGCAGGTGACGTGGACAAACTGGTAGATTTCGATGACTCTGGCAGGGCCACTGAGGAGGAGTCCAAGCCTACTAATGCTCAAGTGGCTAAAGATCTAGGAGACCTGACTTCGACTCCTAAAGCTTCACCAAGGAAACCGAAGAGGAAGAAG AAATCAAGCGGCGACGGCAGCAATACGGACGACGAGTATTGCATCATAGACACACAGCCACACTCGAACCTGGACAACGACCTGGACGAGCCTGTGGTGAACTGGATCGGCCCCGGCCCCGTGTATATGTTCGACAACCATTTCACTGTGCCTGCCGCAAGGACAGACGTCTTGAAGGCGCCTAAGAGCTTCCCACTGCCTATGCTTAG ATATACCTTATGTGAGATGAGCATAACATGGAACATGTTCGGCGGCACGGACTTCAAGCCGACTGCCGATTCGGCGCCCGACAAGAAACGTGTCACCATTGAAAGTGACGCAAGGAAGCAAGCCTCCCCTAGTGCCAA ACACAAAGAATACGAGCCGTACGAGTCGGGGCGCGCGTTGACAGCGGCGTACAGGCAGGGGGTCAGCTGGTCCGCGGGATCGGAGCGGGTGAGGCCCGGTCCTCGTGCTCCGCCCAAGTCGCGCGACCTGCGTACCAGAGGCGGACCACTGAGAGACCACCACACTTGTGTCAAGCTGTGTCTTAGCAAG TTGAAGTTCCAACACGAAGTGTACCCCCAGGGCGGCACGCACGCGTCTCGGCAGACGCTGGCTGTCAGCAAGATAGAAGTGCTGGACAGGCTGGTCTGCAGTGACATCAACAAGCTGCTCAGCCAGTACAAACTCAAGGATGAACCGGAGAGGAAGAATGCGCATATG CTGATAGTAAAAGCGGTACACCTTCGTCCGCTCGCGTCGCTCAGCGCCCAGGAGTGTTGTCTGAAGGTGGCTCTACTGCCGCTGCGGTTCAACCTGGATCAGGACACGCTGGCGTTCCTCGTCGGATTCTTCTCCAAACTCGGCACTGACGAGTCTAATG ACGACGACACAAAGAGCGTGGGCGGGCTATCCACCGAGTCGAGCGGGTCCCGGCAGACCACGCCCACACACCGCGTGCCCGTCATGAGCATCGCGCCGCACCTGCGCGACCCACCGCCCACGCCCACCTCGCTGGGCGACGCCGACGCTCTGTCACTGAACGATGCTG TGATCCGCGACGAAGAACCTTTAATGGAGACATACGAAGCCGAGCGGCTGGTGTCAGAGAACCTGATCCAGCTGGAGGAAGACTTCCACCGTCTCGGCATCAGCCAGGAGAAGCCGTATGAGAAAGCCAAGCTGCCCGACAATGAGCCGATAGATGACTCGCCCATTTACTTCAG AAGAGTAGTATTCTCCCCGGAGGTGCCGATCCGGCTGGACTACGTGGGAAAGCGCGTGGACCTGTCAGCAGGTCCCGTCGCAGGCTTACTAATGGGGCTCGGACAACTCAACTGTTCTGAACTCACACTCAAACGACTTGACTATCG GCTGGGTCTCCTTGGGCTAGAGAAGCTGGTGCAATGGGCGTTGCACGAGTGGCTGTCAGACATCAAGCGGCACCAGCTGCCGGGGCTGCTCAGCGGCATCGGACCCATGCACTCTCTGCTGCAACTCA TAACCGGCATCAGGGACCTGGTTTGGTTACCAGTAGAGCAGTGGCGGCGCGACGGGCGCCTGGTGCATGGTCTGCGACGCGGCGCCGCCTCCTTCACCGCTCGCACCGCCGTCGCCGCGCTCGACATCACCACCAGAATCCTGCACCTCATACAG GCGACAGCAGAAACAGCGTTCGACATGCTGACTCCGAGTCCGACACTAGCGCTACAAGACGCATACAAGCGTCGcgagcgccgccgccgccgcagacACGACCCCGCCAGGCATCCCACCGACATCCGAGAGGGGGTTGCTAGTGCCTACAACACTGTTAGAGAG GGTTTCGCCGAAACAGCAGCAACAATGGCGCTGGCAGCGCGCTGCGAGAGCGGCGTGGGTGTCCTGCGCCACCTGCCGGGCGCCGCCGTGGCTCCGCTGGCGCtggccgccgccggcgccgccgacGTCCTGGGCGGCGTGAGGGCGCACCTCGCGCCGCACGCCGCTAGAGATACTGCTGATAAATGGCGCGCTGACACGCAGACTTAG